The proteins below come from a single Plantactinospora sp. KBS50 genomic window:
- a CDS encoding TIGR01777 family oxidoreductase, which yields MKVVIAGGTGQVGRILDRALTRDGHEVVVLTRSPVGARQVRWDGSTLGAWSRQIDGSDVVVNLAGRSVSCRYTPENLAAMMSSRVDSARVVGEAVAAAARPPKVWLQMSTATIYAHRFDAANDEASGRIGGAETGVPGYWAYSVDIARNWEAEQERAVTPGTRKVALRAAMVMSPDRGGVFDVLSWLARLGLGGPVAGGRQYISWIHDHDFVRAVRFLIRREDIAGAVNLAAPGPLPQREFMRILRSAWRMPVGLPATAWMAGIGAFALRSDTELLLKSRRVVPGRLVEAGFAFDYPDWATAAGDLVPRRRGRDARPAPD from the coding sequence GTGAAGGTCGTCATAGCCGGTGGTACCGGGCAGGTGGGCAGGATCCTGGATCGGGCGCTGACCCGCGACGGTCACGAGGTCGTGGTGCTCACGAGGTCGCCGGTCGGCGCGCGTCAGGTCCGGTGGGACGGCTCGACGCTGGGCGCCTGGAGCCGGCAGATCGACGGCAGCGACGTGGTCGTGAACCTGGCGGGGCGGAGCGTGAGCTGCCGGTACACCCCGGAGAACCTGGCCGCCATGATGAGTTCGCGGGTGGACTCGGCACGGGTGGTCGGCGAGGCCGTCGCCGCCGCGGCCCGGCCGCCGAAGGTCTGGCTGCAGATGAGTACCGCGACCATCTACGCGCACCGGTTCGATGCCGCCAACGACGAGGCGTCCGGCCGGATCGGCGGCGCCGAGACCGGCGTGCCCGGGTACTGGGCGTACAGCGTCGACATCGCCCGCAACTGGGAGGCCGAGCAGGAACGGGCGGTGACGCCGGGGACCCGCAAGGTGGCGCTGCGGGCGGCGATGGTGATGAGCCCCGACCGCGGCGGGGTCTTCGACGTGCTGAGCTGGCTGGCCCGGCTCGGGCTCGGCGGTCCCGTCGCGGGCGGCCGGCAGTACATCTCCTGGATCCACGACCACGACTTCGTCCGCGCGGTCCGGTTCCTGATCCGGCGGGAGGACATCGCGGGCGCCGTGAACCTCGCCGCGCCGGGGCCGCTGCCGCAGCGGGAGTTCATGCGGATCCTGCGCTCCGCCTGGCGGATGCCGGTGGGACTGCCGGCGACCGCGTGGATGGCCGGGATCGGCGCGTTCGCGCTCCGCTCGGACACCGAACTGCTGCTCAAGAGCCGGCGGGTGGTGCCGGGACGGCTGGTCGAGGCGGGCTTCGCGTTCGACTACCCGGACTGGGCGACGGCGGCCGGGGACCTGGTGCCGCGCCGCCGCGGCCGGGACGCCCGGCCGGCCCCGGACTGA
- a CDS encoding cellulase family glycosylhydrolase, translated as MMTIPHRFRRQLIITGTAVALAAGTTALLPTTNAMAATGCAVTYTTNSWAGGFTANITIKNLGDQINGWTLGFSFPDSGQRVVQGWSATYSQSGSAVTAQSLSYNGSLPTGGSTAIGFNGSWTSSNPDPTAFTLNGTACTGSTTPTTAAPTTAPPTTAPPTTAPPTTAPPTTAPPTTAPPTTAPPTGTTPVAINGQLRVCGVNLCNQYDRPIQLRGMSTHGLQWFYNCYNDASLDALANDWQADLLRISMYVQEDGYETDPAGFTSRVNTLVDKAEQRGMYALIDFHTLTPGDPTYNLDRAKTFFAAVSARNANKNNVIYEVTNEPNGVSWSTIKSYAEQVIPVIRANDPDAIVVVGTRAWSSLGLSEGGNSTEVINNPVNASNVMYAFHFYAASHKDSYRAELERAAARLPMFVTEFGTVTYTGDGAVDTASSNAWLDMLDRLKISYANWTYSDADEGSAAFRSGTCYGNVYAGTSVLTASGTYMRDRIRTPDNFPTS; from the coding sequence ATGATGACAATCCCCCACCGGTTCCGACGTCAGCTGATCATCACGGGCACCGCCGTCGCGCTGGCCGCCGGCACGACGGCCCTGCTGCCCACGACGAACGCGATGGCGGCCACCGGCTGCGCGGTCACCTACACGACCAACTCGTGGGCGGGCGGGTTCACCGCCAACATCACCATCAAGAACCTCGGTGACCAGATCAACGGGTGGACGCTCGGCTTCAGCTTCCCCGACTCCGGTCAGCGGGTCGTGCAGGGCTGGTCGGCGACGTACAGCCAGAGCGGCTCCGCGGTGACCGCGCAGAGCCTGAGCTACAACGGCTCGCTGCCCACCGGCGGCAGCACCGCCATCGGCTTCAACGGGTCCTGGACCAGCAGCAATCCGGACCCCACGGCGTTCACGTTGAACGGCACGGCCTGCACCGGCAGCACGACCCCGACCACGGCCGCCCCGACCACGGCACCGCCCACCACCGCGCCGCCGACGACGGCACCGCCCACCACGGCGCCGCCGACCACCGCACCGCCCACCACCGCACCGCCGACCACCGCACCGCCCACCGGCACCACGCCGGTGGCCATCAACGGTCAGCTGCGGGTCTGCGGGGTCAACCTCTGCAACCAGTACGACCGCCCGATCCAACTGCGCGGGATGAGCACGCACGGCCTCCAGTGGTTCTACAACTGCTACAACGACGCCTCGCTCGACGCGTTGGCCAACGACTGGCAGGCCGACCTGCTGCGGATCTCCATGTACGTGCAGGAGGACGGCTACGAGACCGACCCGGCCGGCTTCACCAGCCGGGTCAACACGCTTGTCGACAAGGCCGAGCAGCGCGGGATGTACGCCCTGATCGACTTCCACACGCTGACCCCCGGCGACCCGACGTACAACCTCGACCGGGCCAAGACCTTCTTCGCGGCCGTCTCGGCCCGCAACGCGAACAAGAACAACGTGATCTACGAGGTCACCAACGAGCCCAACGGGGTCTCCTGGTCCACCATCAAGAGCTACGCCGAGCAGGTCATCCCGGTCATCCGGGCCAACGACCCGGACGCGATCGTGGTGGTCGGCACCCGGGCCTGGTCCTCGCTGGGACTCTCCGAGGGCGGCAACTCGACCGAGGTGATCAACAACCCGGTCAACGCCAGCAATGTGATGTACGCGTTCCACTTCTACGCCGCCTCGCACAAGGACAGCTACCGCGCGGAGCTGGAGCGGGCCGCCGCCCGGTTGCCGATGTTCGTCACCGAGTTCGGCACGGTCACCTACACCGGTGACGGAGCGGTCGACACGGCAAGCAGCAACGCCTGGCTGGACATGCTGGACCGGCTGAAGATCAGCTACGCGAACTGGACGTACTCCGACGCCGACGAGGGCAGCGCCGCCTTCCGGTCCGGCACCTGCTACGGCAACGTCTACGCGGGCACCTCGGTGCTCACCGCGTCCGGCACCTACATGCGGGACCGGATCCGTACCCCGGACAACTTCCCCACCAGCTGA
- a CDS encoding arabinofuranosidase catalytic domain-containing protein produces MVTRHPWSIHPRRRSAVLGALVLTLVVAGLALATQARVAVAAPGPNSIVGAQSGRCIDVPNGSTTNGTQVQLYDCWSTSGQSWTYTSGKQFQVYGNKCLDAYGQGTSNGTQVIIWDCNGQSNQQWNVNSNGTITGVQSGLCVDASGAATANGTKIQLWSCGGGANQRWSTSATPSSPTPTPTATSNPPSGSQPCDIYAAGGTPCVAAHSTTRALYAAYTGNLYQVRRSSDNTTRNIGVLTTGGRADAAAQDSFCANTTCVITWIYDQSGRGNNLGYQGSGGVGGAVQPAVATRESVTLGGNKVYSLYIPGNSSYWRDGHTTGIPTGSAPEGMYMVTSGTHVNSGCCFDYGNSETTRRADGAGAMDAINFSTSCWFGGCSGSGPWVQADLEYGLYPGGSSSWNSNQRAFNNRFVTATLKNNGTTRFAIKGSNAQSGSLYTLYDGSLPNGYNPMKKQGAIILGSGGDCCIDNSNQSIGTFYEGAMVSGYPSDATENAVQANVVAAGYA; encoded by the coding sequence ATGGTCACTCGTCATCCCTGGTCCATCCATCCCAGACGGCGCTCCGCCGTGCTCGGTGCGCTGGTGCTCACCCTGGTCGTCGCCGGCCTGGCGCTGGCCACCCAGGCGCGGGTCGCGGTGGCCGCGCCCGGCCCGAACTCGATCGTCGGAGCGCAGTCGGGTCGGTGCATCGACGTACCGAACGGCAGCACCACCAACGGCACCCAGGTGCAGTTGTACGACTGCTGGAGCACCTCCGGGCAGAGCTGGACGTACACCTCGGGCAAGCAGTTCCAGGTGTACGGCAACAAGTGCCTGGACGCCTACGGGCAGGGCACCAGCAACGGGACCCAGGTGATCATCTGGGACTGCAACGGGCAGAGCAACCAGCAGTGGAACGTCAACTCCAACGGCACCATCACCGGGGTGCAGTCCGGGCTGTGCGTGGACGCCAGCGGCGCGGCCACCGCGAACGGCACGAAGATCCAGCTCTGGTCCTGCGGCGGCGGCGCGAACCAGCGGTGGAGCACCTCGGCGACGCCCTCCTCGCCCACCCCCACGCCGACCGCGACCTCGAACCCGCCGTCGGGAAGCCAGCCGTGTGACATCTACGCGGCCGGCGGCACGCCCTGCGTGGCCGCGCACAGCACCACCCGCGCCCTGTACGCCGCCTACACCGGCAACCTGTACCAGGTCCGCCGTTCCTCGGACAACACCACCCGCAACATCGGCGTGCTGACCACCGGCGGCCGGGCCGACGCCGCCGCCCAGGACAGCTTCTGCGCCAACACCACCTGCGTGATCACCTGGATCTACGACCAGTCCGGGCGCGGCAACAACCTCGGCTACCAGGGCTCCGGCGGCGTCGGCGGCGCCGTGCAGCCCGCCGTGGCCACCCGGGAGTCGGTGACGCTCGGGGGCAACAAGGTGTACTCGCTCTACATCCCCGGCAACAGCAGCTACTGGCGGGACGGGCACACCACCGGCATTCCCACCGGCAGCGCGCCGGAGGGCATGTACATGGTCACCAGCGGCACCCACGTGAACAGCGGCTGCTGCTTCGACTACGGCAACAGCGAGACCACCCGCCGGGCCGACGGTGCCGGTGCGATGGACGCGATCAACTTCTCCACAAGTTGCTGGTTCGGCGGCTGCTCCGGCAGCGGCCCCTGGGTGCAGGCCGACCTCGAATACGGTCTCTACCCGGGCGGCAGTTCCTCCTGGAACTCCAACCAGCGCGCCTTCAACAACAGGTTCGTCACCGCCACCCTGAAGAACAACGGCACGACGCGGTTTGCCATCAAGGGCAGCAACGCCCAGTCCGGCAGCCTCTACACCCTCTACGACGGGTCGCTGCCCAACGGCTACAACCCGATGAAGAAGCAGGGCGCCATCATCCTGGGCAGCGGCGGCGACTGCTGCATCGACAACTCCAACCAGAGCATCGGCACCTTCTACGAGGGCGCGATGGTCAGCGGGTACCCCAGCGACGCCACGGAGAACGCCGTGCAGGCGAACGTCGTCGCCGCCGGCTACGCCTGA
- the mmsA gene encoding multiple monosaccharide ABC transporter ATP-binding protein, whose protein sequence is MTEHILRMHGITKTFPGVAALSDVSLAVRRGEIHAICGENGAGKSTLMKVLSGVYPHGSYAGEIEFDGRPCEFHGIRDSERRGIVIIHQELALCPQLSIAENIFLGNERANRGLINWHRTNHEAAGLLSRVGLRESPLTPVLDIGVGKQQLVEIAKALSKEVRLLILDEPTAALNDDDSAHLLGLLRGLRDEGITCVIISHKLNEVADIADSITILRDGRMIETLDMRTDAVTEERIISGMVGRDLDHRFPPHESRIGAEALRIEDWTVHSPTQRGRAVVSNASLTLRRGEIVGLAGLMGAGRTELAMSVFGRAYGTDISGRILKDGRPIALHSVSDAIEHGIAYVTEDRKRYGLNLIDDIKRNISAAGLAKLARRGWVDGNEEFRIAEDYRRGMAIKAPSVLSVAGKLSGGNQQKVVLSKWIFTDPDVLILDEPTRGIDVGAKYEIYTIINRLADAGKAVLVISSELPELLGLCDRIYTLAAGRVTGEVDRADATQEHLMQLMTQGTGAAPR, encoded by the coding sequence ATGACCGAGCACATCCTGCGGATGCACGGGATCACCAAGACGTTCCCCGGCGTGGCCGCGCTCTCGGACGTCTCCCTCGCCGTGCGGCGGGGCGAGATCCACGCCATCTGCGGGGAGAACGGCGCCGGCAAGTCCACGCTGATGAAGGTGCTGTCCGGCGTCTACCCGCACGGCAGCTACGCCGGTGAGATCGAGTTCGACGGGCGGCCCTGCGAGTTCCACGGCATCCGGGACAGCGAGCGGCGCGGCATCGTGATCATCCATCAGGAGCTGGCGCTCTGCCCGCAGCTGTCGATCGCCGAGAACATCTTCCTGGGCAACGAGCGGGCGAACCGCGGCCTGATCAACTGGCACCGGACCAACCACGAGGCCGCCGGGCTGTTGTCCCGGGTCGGGCTGCGGGAGAGCCCGCTCACCCCGGTGCTGGACATCGGGGTGGGCAAGCAGCAGCTGGTCGAGATCGCCAAGGCGCTGTCCAAGGAGGTCCGGCTGCTCATCCTCGACGAGCCGACGGCGGCGCTCAACGACGACGACTCGGCACACCTGCTCGGCCTGCTCCGCGGGCTGCGGGACGAGGGCATCACGTGCGTGATCATTTCGCACAAGCTCAACGAGGTGGCGGACATCGCCGACTCGATCACGATCCTGCGGGACGGCCGGATGATCGAGACGCTGGACATGCGCACCGACGCCGTCACCGAGGAACGGATCATCTCCGGCATGGTCGGCCGGGACCTGGACCACCGGTTCCCGCCGCACGAGTCGCGGATCGGCGCGGAGGCCCTGCGGATCGAGGACTGGACGGTGCACAGCCCCACCCAGCGCGGCCGGGCGGTGGTCTCCAACGCCAGCCTGACGCTGCGCCGCGGCGAGATCGTCGGCCTGGCCGGACTGATGGGCGCCGGCCGCACCGAGCTGGCGATGAGCGTCTTCGGCCGCGCGTACGGCACCGACATCTCCGGCCGGATCCTCAAGGACGGCCGGCCGATCGCGCTGCACTCGGTGAGCGACGCCATCGAGCACGGCATCGCGTACGTCACCGAGGACCGCAAGCGGTACGGCCTCAACCTGATCGACGACATCAAGCGCAACATCAGCGCCGCGGGGCTGGCCAAGCTCGCCCGCCGCGGTTGGGTGGACGGCAACGAGGAGTTCCGGATCGCCGAGGACTACCGCCGCGGCATGGCCATCAAGGCGCCCAGCGTGCTCAGCGTCGCCGGCAAGCTCAGCGGCGGCAACCAGCAGAAGGTCGTGCTGTCCAAATGGATCTTCACCGATCCGGACGTGCTGATCCTCGACGAGCCCACCCGCGGGATCGACGTCGGCGCGAAGTACGAGATCTACACGATCATCAACCGGCTCGCCGACGCCGGCAAGGCCGTCCTGGTCATCTCCTCGGAACTGCCCGAGCTGCTGGGCCTCTGCGACCGCATCTACACCCTCGCGGCCGGCCGGGTGACCGGGGAGGTCGACCGGGCCGACGCCACCCAGGAGCACCTCATGCAACTGATGACCCAGGGAACAGGAGCAGCCCCGCGATGA
- a CDS encoding cellulose binding domain-containing protein produces MRRHIPAAAAAAAVAVTAVGASVVTALPAAAATGCSVTYTVASQWPGGFGANVSITNLGDAMSSWTLTWSYSAGQQVTQYWNATITQSGSAVTAKNVSYNGALSTNGSTSFGFNGSLTGSSNPAPTSFALNGTTCTGGVTGPTGTPTPTPSATSGSPTPSPTGSTPPPVSGVPSDAAWVASGQWDSWTNNGYTLNNDVWGGGAGPQTIWARTGTNWGVVANHPRTSGVKSYPHTGKTLNRTLSSLSSVNTSFNVSVPSGGDYETAYDIWANNYAYEVMLWTNKAGAVGPIADAYDANGAVPKFTNLSLGGQTWNIYRGSNGSNEVFSFLRTSNTNSGSINVLAVLNWLRTQGWWGDVTVGDIQFGFELTGTAGQSNFTCNSFSITYA; encoded by the coding sequence ATGCGCAGGCACATTCCCGCGGCGGCAGCGGCCGCGGCAGTCGCGGTGACCGCGGTCGGGGCGAGCGTCGTCACGGCGCTGCCCGCCGCCGCGGCCACCGGGTGCAGCGTCACCTACACGGTCGCCAGCCAGTGGCCCGGCGGATTCGGCGCCAACGTCAGCATCACGAACCTCGGCGACGCGATGAGTTCGTGGACCCTGACCTGGTCCTACTCCGCGGGACAGCAGGTGACGCAGTACTGGAACGCCACCATCACCCAGAGCGGCTCGGCGGTCACCGCGAAGAACGTCAGCTACAACGGCGCACTGTCGACCAACGGGAGCACCTCGTTCGGCTTCAACGGCTCGTTGACCGGCAGCAGCAACCCCGCCCCGACCAGCTTCGCGCTCAACGGCACCACCTGCACCGGCGGCGTGACCGGCCCGACCGGCACGCCCACCCCCACGCCGTCGGCGACCAGCGGCAGCCCGACGCCGTCGCCCACCGGCTCGACCCCGCCGCCGGTCAGCGGCGTCCCCTCGGACGCCGCCTGGGTCGCCAGCGGCCAGTGGGACTCGTGGACCAACAACGGGTACACGCTGAACAACGACGTCTGGGGCGGCGGCGCGGGTCCGCAGACCATCTGGGCCCGCACCGGCACCAACTGGGGCGTGGTGGCCAACCACCCGCGCACCAGCGGCGTCAAGTCCTACCCGCACACCGGCAAGACGCTCAACCGCACCCTCAGCTCGCTGAGCTCGGTGAACACCTCGTTCAACGTCTCGGTGCCAAGCGGCGGCGACTACGAGACCGCGTACGACATCTGGGCGAACAACTACGCCTACGAGGTCATGCTCTGGACCAACAAGGCCGGCGCCGTCGGACCCATCGCCGACGCGTACGACGCCAACGGCGCGGTCCCGAAGTTCACCAACCTCAGCCTCGGCGGCCAGACCTGGAACATCTACCGCGGCTCGAACGGCAGCAACGAGGTCTTCTCGTTCCTGCGCACCAGCAACACCAACTCCGGCAGCATCAACGTGCTGGCCGTGCTCAACTGGCTGCGTACCCAGGGCTGGTGGGGTGACGTGACCGTCGGCGACATCCAGTTCGGCTTCGAGCTGACCGGGACCGCCGGGCAGTCCAACTTCACCTGCAACAGCTTCTCGATCACGTACGCCTGA
- a CDS encoding polysaccharide deacetylase family protein, which translates to MENGSLVPPVTWLPDLGHPPGRVALTFDDGPCPPWTDRLLDVLARTGTPATFFVLGSLIAGREDRLRRMVRLGCAVQVHGWEHVRMTEQSPRERRRDIAATRRLICDVTGHRPRLVRPPEGRADRAVIEDILSMGMAPAFWSVHAADWTRPGRAEIVARISPGLVDGAVVLLHDGGGERDQTVGAVGPLVALLRERGLAPVTLTP; encoded by the coding sequence ATGGAGAACGGTTCGCTCGTCCCGCCGGTCACCTGGCTGCCCGACCTCGGCCACCCGCCCGGCCGGGTGGCGCTGACCTTCGACGACGGCCCGTGTCCACCGTGGACCGACAGGCTGCTCGACGTGCTGGCCCGGACCGGCACCCCGGCCACGTTCTTCGTGCTGGGGTCGCTGATCGCCGGGCGCGAGGACCGGTTGCGCCGGATGGTGCGGCTGGGCTGCGCCGTGCAGGTGCACGGCTGGGAGCACGTCCGGATGACCGAGCAGTCCCCGCGGGAGCGCCGGCGGGACATCGCGGCGACGCGGCGGCTGATCTGCGACGTGACCGGCCACCGGCCCCGGCTGGTGCGCCCGCCCGAGGGCCGTGCCGACCGGGCGGTGATCGAGGACATCCTGTCGATGGGGATGGCGCCGGCGTTCTGGAGCGTGCACGCCGCCGACTGGACCCGTCCGGGTCGGGCGGAGATCGTCGCGCGGATCTCGCCCGGTCTCGTCGACGGCGCCGTGGTCCTGCTGCACGACGGCGGTGGCGAGCGGGACCAGACGGTCGGTGCCGTCGGGCCGCTCGTCGCCCTGCTGCGCGAGCGCGGCCTGGCCCCCGTGACCCTGACTCCGTGA
- the mmsB gene encoding multiple monosaccharide ABC transporter permease, whose product MSSVAPTNSTVPAEAPELAGPVEPGSSPRRRFSINLRQSGIYVAFALIIVLFSVLTDGALLQPQNISNIIVQNSYILILAIGMILVIIAGHIDLSVGSVVAVTGAVAAVLMVNLHMAWPIALVITLVAGAVIGAWQGFWIAYFGIPAFIVTLAGMLLFRALTLTVLGNQGIGPFPDPVRTLANGFTEGYLGNIGLGPLGGADLFSLLIGLAVVAGLVLVRWRDRVARLGYQQTVEPLPLFVLKLAVATVVILTVIVQLARFKNLPWVLVLLAVLVLAYTLVTNRAVFGRWIYAVGGNLQAALLSGVRVRSVVFWIFVNMGVLSALAGVIFAGRLNQANPTAGNQFELDAIAAAFIGGAAVQGGVGKVVGAITGGLIMGVINNGMSLIGSPSERVMLVKGIVLLAAVAFDVWSKRRAGLESR is encoded by the coding sequence ATGAGCAGTGTCGCACCCACCAACAGCACGGTACCGGCCGAGGCGCCCGAACTCGCCGGGCCGGTGGAGCCGGGCAGCTCCCCCCGTCGGCGGTTCTCGATCAACCTGCGGCAGAGCGGGATCTACGTCGCGTTCGCCCTGATCATCGTGCTCTTCTCGGTGCTCACCGACGGCGCGCTGCTGCAACCGCAGAACATCTCCAACATCATCGTGCAGAACTCGTACATCCTGATCCTGGCCATCGGGATGATCCTGGTCATCATCGCCGGGCACATCGACCTCTCCGTCGGGTCGGTCGTGGCGGTCACCGGCGCGGTCGCCGCCGTACTCATGGTCAACCTGCACATGGCCTGGCCGATCGCCCTGGTCATCACGCTGGTGGCCGGGGCCGTGATCGGCGCCTGGCAGGGCTTCTGGATCGCCTACTTCGGAATTCCGGCGTTCATCGTCACCCTCGCCGGCATGCTGCTGTTCCGCGCGCTCACCCTCACGGTGCTGGGCAACCAGGGCATCGGCCCGTTCCCCGACCCGGTACGCACGCTGGCCAACGGCTTCACCGAGGGCTACCTGGGCAACATCGGGCTCGGCCCGCTCGGCGGTGCGGACCTGTTCAGCCTGCTCATCGGCCTCGCCGTGGTGGCCGGGCTGGTGCTCGTGCGCTGGCGGGACCGGGTGGCCCGGCTCGGCTACCAGCAGACCGTGGAGCCGCTGCCGCTGTTCGTCCTGAAGCTGGCCGTGGCGACGGTGGTCATCCTGACCGTCATCGTGCAGCTCGCCCGGTTCAAGAACCTGCCGTGGGTGCTGGTGCTGCTGGCCGTGCTGGTGCTGGCGTACACGCTGGTGACCAACCGGGCGGTCTTCGGCCGGTGGATCTACGCGGTCGGCGGCAACCTCCAGGCCGCCCTGCTCTCCGGCGTCCGGGTCCGGTCCGTGGTGTTCTGGATCTTCGTGAACATGGGCGTGCTCTCCGCCCTGGCCGGGGTCATCTTCGCCGGCCGTCTCAACCAGGCCAATCCCACCGCCGGGAACCAGTTCGAGCTGGACGCCATCGCGGCGGCCTTCATCGGCGGCGCGGCGGTGCAGGGCGGCGTCGGCAAGGTGGTGGGCGCGATCACCGGTGGCCTCATCATGGGTGTCATCAACAACGGGATGTCCCTGATCGGCTCGCCGAGCGAGCGGGTCATGCTGGTCAAGGGCATCGTGCTGCTCGCGGCGGTCGCCTTCGACGTCTGGTCCAAGCGCCGGGCGGGTCTGGAGAGCCGCTGA
- the chvE gene encoding multiple monosaccharide ABC transporter substrate-binding protein yields the protein MRLVRITAAAGAVLLAAALSACGSSTKTVDQNTDSGSNAGALVGVTMPTKSSERWVHDGDNLKAALEKLGYKVDLQYAEDDIPTQVNQVENQITKGAKLLIIASIDGTAITTQLQEAADKQVKVIAYDRLIRNSPNVDYYTTFDNFKVGVQQATSLLVGLKLKNADGSDGSAKGPFNVELFAGSPDDNNATFFYNGAMSVLQPYIDNGTLVVKSGQKDFKTIAILRWKAETAQRRMEDILTKTYSSGAKVDGVLSPYDGLSIGILSALKSNGYGTQGQPYPVVTGQDAEVTSVKSIIADEQYSTIYKDTRKLAEVTAKMADEVLKGQQPEVNNEKDYDNGNKVVPAYLLDPVIVDKSNYKQELVDTGYLTEAQLQ from the coding sequence ATGAGACTCGTACGGATCACGGCGGCGGCCGGCGCCGTGCTGCTCGCCGCGGCGCTGAGCGCCTGCGGCTCCAGCACGAAGACGGTGGACCAGAACACGGATTCGGGTTCCAACGCCGGCGCACTGGTCGGCGTCACGATGCCGACCAAGTCCTCCGAGCGGTGGGTGCACGACGGCGACAACCTCAAGGCCGCCCTGGAGAAGCTCGGCTACAAGGTCGACCTGCAGTACGCCGAGGACGACATCCCGACCCAGGTCAACCAGGTGGAGAACCAGATCACCAAGGGCGCGAAGCTGTTGATCATCGCGTCCATCGACGGCACCGCGATCACCACGCAGCTCCAGGAGGCGGCGGACAAGCAGGTCAAGGTCATCGCCTACGACCGGCTGATCCGCAACAGCCCGAACGTGGACTACTACACCACGTTCGACAACTTCAAGGTCGGCGTACAGCAGGCGACCTCGCTGCTGGTGGGCCTGAAGCTGAAGAACGCCGACGGCTCGGACGGCTCGGCCAAGGGACCGTTCAACGTGGAGCTGTTCGCCGGATCGCCGGACGACAACAACGCCACGTTCTTCTACAACGGCGCGATGTCGGTGCTCCAGCCGTACATCGACAACGGCACCCTGGTGGTCAAGAGCGGCCAGAAGGACTTCAAGACCATCGCGATCCTGCGCTGGAAGGCCGAGACCGCGCAGCGGCGGATGGAGGACATCCTCACCAAGACCTACAGCAGCGGCGCCAAGGTCGACGGCGTGCTGTCGCCCTACGACGGGCTCTCCATCGGCATCCTCTCGGCGCTCAAGAGCAACGGCTACGGGACCCAGGGCCAGCCGTACCCGGTGGTGACGGGCCAGGACGCCGAGGTGACGTCGGTCAAGTCGATCATCGCGGACGAGCAGTACTCGACCATCTACAAGGACACCCGCAAGCTCGCCGAGGTGACCGCGAAGATGGCCGACGAGGTCCTCAAGGGGCAGCAGCCCGAGGTCAACAACGAGAAGGACTACGACAACGGCAACAAGGTCGTCCCGGCGTACCTGCTGGACCCGGTGATCGTCGACAAGAGCAACTACAAGCAGGAACTCGTCGACACCGGCTACCTCACCGAGGCACAGCTGCAGTAG